A window of Oceanotoga teriensis contains these coding sequences:
- a CDS encoding thiamine diphosphokinase: MKQIIYIISGGNNYSSDDFYLKNIKKANINIACDSGIKIYKKMNFIPDYLIGDMDSAKTEDIEWAKKNKVKILKYPSEKDEIDTELALILANDLRIKDVVLSNVTGTRIDQTIASIYLIAKYDNLNAIIREENIEIGIIKSKKTLKAIKGETWSIIQIGGKVEGISLVGFKYKLKDYNLDEYTPLGISNEAISDEVEIELKTGNIAYIRTIGKKA; the protein is encoded by the coding sequence GTGAAACAAATAATATATATAATATCTGGTGGTAATAATTATAGTTCTGATGATTTTTATTTAAAAAACATAAAAAAAGCAAATATAAATATAGCATGTGATTCTGGAATTAAAATATATAAAAAAATGAATTTTATTCCTGATTATTTAATAGGAGATATGGATTCAGCAAAGACTGAAGATATTGAATGGGCAAAAAAAAATAAAGTGAAAATATTAAAATATCCTTCTGAGAAAGATGAAATAGATACAGAATTAGCATTAATTTTAGCTAATGATTTACGAATTAAAGATGTAGTACTTTCTAATGTCACAGGTACAAGAATAGATCAAACAATAGCTTCCATATATTTAATAGCAAAATATGATAATTTAAATGCTATCATAAGAGAAGAAAACATAGAAATAGGAATAATAAAAAGTAAAAAAACTTTAAAAGCAATAAAAGGTGAGACATGGTCTATAATACAAATCGGTGGTAAAGTAGAAGGTATAAGTTTAGTAGGTTTTAAGTATAAATTAAAAGATTATAATTTAGATGAATATACGCCTCTTGGAATAAGTAATGAAGCTATCTCTGATGAGGTTGAAATAGAGTTAAAAACTGGAAATATAGCTTATATTAGAACTATAGGTAAAAAAGCATAA